One genomic window of Arthrobacter sp. KBS0703 includes the following:
- a CDS encoding zinc-dependent alcohol dehydrogenase family protein codes for MRAAILYSTVPSGTRYAEAQPLVVQDLDRPEPRAGELGIDITYSSLCHSDLSVVDGSRVRPLPMALGHEAVGRVAAVGEGVADISVGDHVVLVFVPSCGDCRACKAGRPALCHRAAEVNGSGDLLHGEALLRTPSGERINHHLGVSAFADYAVVARESVVAIDDDVPDTVAAMFGCAVLTGMGAVLNTAAVDAGQSVAVFGLGAVGLSAVMAASLAGASAVIAIDPNTGKHQLALDCGATAVGTPDDAARLIAEATGDGVDVAIEAVGSAGVIASCLERVTRGGAVVSVGLPHPSAELTVPALQFAGAGKRLLGSYMGDAVPGRDIPLYLGYWRDGRLPVELLHTDTRPLAEINEGLDALASGRVVRRLFRA; via the coding sequence ATGCGAGCAGCAATCCTCTATTCAACCGTCCCGTCCGGAACCAGGTACGCCGAGGCGCAGCCCCTCGTGGTGCAGGACCTGGACCGGCCCGAGCCCCGGGCCGGTGAGCTGGGCATCGACATCACCTACTCCAGCCTGTGCCACTCGGACCTCTCCGTGGTGGACGGCTCCCGGGTCCGGCCCCTCCCCATGGCGCTGGGGCACGAGGCCGTGGGGCGGGTCGCGGCCGTGGGGGAGGGCGTTGCGGACATTTCCGTCGGGGATCACGTGGTGCTGGTCTTCGTGCCCAGCTGCGGTGACTGCCGGGCCTGCAAGGCCGGCCGCCCCGCCCTCTGCCACCGGGCAGCGGAAGTCAACGGTTCCGGCGACCTGCTGCACGGTGAGGCGCTGCTGCGGACGCCGTCTGGCGAGCGGATCAACCACCACCTGGGCGTCTCCGCGTTTGCCGATTACGCCGTCGTGGCCCGGGAATCCGTGGTGGCCATTGACGACGACGTCCCGGACACCGTGGCGGCGATGTTCGGTTGCGCTGTGCTCACTGGCATGGGGGCCGTCCTCAATACCGCAGCGGTCGACGCCGGCCAGTCGGTTGCCGTCTTCGGGCTGGGTGCCGTGGGGCTCTCCGCCGTCATGGCGGCGTCGCTCGCCGGGGCCTCCGCAGTGATCGCCATCGACCCCAACACCGGCAAACACCAGCTGGCCCTCGACTGCGGCGCGACGGCGGTGGGCACCCCCGATGATGCCGCCCGGCTCATAGCGGAGGCCACCGGCGACGGCGTGGATGTTGCCATCGAGGCCGTGGGTTCGGCCGGTGTGATCGCATCGTGCCTGGAGCGGGTGACGAGGGGCGGAGCCGTGGTCTCGGTGGGCCTGCCCCACCCGTCCGCCGAGCTGACCGTCCCGGCGCTGCAGTTCGCGGGCGCGGGCAAGCGGCTGCTGGGCTCTTACATGGGCGACGCCGTTCCCGGGCGGGACATCCCGCTGTATCTGGGCTACTGGCGCGACGGCCGGCTGCCGGTCGAACTCCTGCACACGGACACCAGGCCGCTGGCCGAAATCAACGAGGGGCTGGACGCCCTTGCCTCCGGGCGCGTGGTCCGGCGGCTGTTCCGGGCGTGA
- a CDS encoding MFS transporter, which produces MSTENSAARRVEETDVKASGLKKVVTASMAGTVVEWYEFFLYASAATLVFGKMFFPNSGTELDGIIAAFVTYAVGFVARPIGGIVFGHFGDKFGRKQLLQLSIVLVGISTFLMGCLPTFAQIGYWAPALLVFLRFVQGFAVGGEWGGAVLLVAEHSPSKSRGFWSSWPQSAVPMGNLLATGVLFTLSSTLSQADFLGWGWRVAFWLSAVIVIIGYYIRTKVQDAPIFLEARKEVTVEKKGYGVAEVFRRYPRGVFTAMGLRFAENILYYLVVTFSITYLKVVVQTDTSRILLLLLVAHFIHFCAVPMVGKLSDSLGRKPVYMAGAVLGGTWGFFAFPMMDTKNDMVILAAITIGLLFHALMYAGQPSIMAEMFPTRMRYSGVSLGYQVTSIVAGSLAPIIATALLGSFKSSVPVALYLLAACVVTAVSVYFLKETRGISLHDVDAADAQGTADLLAAGRK; this is translated from the coding sequence AGGCATCCGGCCTGAAAAAAGTCGTCACGGCCTCCATGGCGGGCACCGTTGTTGAGTGGTATGAGTTCTTTCTCTATGCCTCGGCGGCCACCCTGGTGTTCGGCAAGATGTTCTTCCCCAACTCCGGCACGGAGCTGGACGGCATCATTGCCGCGTTCGTCACGTACGCCGTCGGCTTCGTGGCGCGCCCGATCGGCGGCATCGTCTTTGGCCACTTCGGCGACAAGTTCGGCCGCAAACAGCTCCTGCAGCTGAGCATCGTCCTGGTGGGTATCTCCACCTTCCTGATGGGCTGCCTGCCGACCTTCGCACAGATCGGCTACTGGGCACCGGCCTTGCTGGTCTTCCTGCGCTTCGTCCAGGGCTTCGCCGTCGGCGGTGAATGGGGCGGCGCCGTCCTGCTCGTGGCCGAACACAGCCCGAGCAAATCGCGCGGATTCTGGTCCAGCTGGCCCCAGTCCGCCGTCCCGATGGGCAACCTGCTCGCCACCGGCGTACTGTTCACCCTCTCCTCCACGCTGTCGCAGGCCGACTTCCTCGGCTGGGGCTGGCGCGTCGCCTTCTGGCTGTCGGCCGTGATCGTCATCATCGGCTACTACATCCGGACCAAGGTCCAGGATGCCCCGATCTTCCTCGAGGCGCGCAAGGAAGTCACAGTCGAAAAGAAAGGCTACGGCGTCGCCGAAGTCTTCCGCCGGTACCCCCGCGGCGTCTTCACGGCCATGGGCCTGCGCTTTGCCGAGAACATCCTCTACTACCTCGTGGTGACCTTCTCCATCACCTACCTGAAGGTTGTGGTGCAGACTGACACGTCCCGGATCCTGTTGCTCCTGCTGGTGGCGCACTTCATCCACTTCTGCGCCGTGCCGATGGTCGGCAAGCTTTCCGACTCCCTCGGCCGCAAGCCGGTGTACATGGCAGGCGCCGTCCTTGGCGGAACCTGGGGCTTCTTCGCCTTCCCGATGATGGACACCAAGAACGACATGGTCATCCTCGCCGCCATCACCATCGGCCTGCTGTTCCACGCACTGATGTATGCGGGCCAGCCGTCCATCATGGCGGAAATGTTCCCCACCCGGATGCGCTACTCCGGCGTTTCCCTCGGCTACCAGGTGACGTCCATTGTGGCCGGCTCGCTGGCACCGATCATCGCCACGGCGCTGCTGGGCAGCTTCAAGTCCTCTGTTCCGGTGGCCCTGTACCTGCTGGCAGCCTGCGTCGTGACTGCTGTCTCGGTGTACTTCCTCAAGGAAACCCGCGGCATCTCGCTCCACGACGTTGACGCCGCCGATGCCCAGGGAACGGCCGATCTCCTCGCAGCCGGCAGGAAGTAA